The Streptomyces sp. NBC_01255 genome window below encodes:
- a CDS encoding crotonase/enoyl-CoA hydratase family protein, with amino-acid sequence MGGTEHLDVRREGATLVLTLNRPEAKNALSLPMLVGLHDGWLEADADDGIRSIVLTGAGGAFCAGMDLKALAGKGMEGEQYRDRLKADPDLHWKAMLRHHRPRKPVIAAVEGYCVAGGTEILQGTDIRVAGASATFGLFEVKRGLFPIGGSTVRLPRQIARTHALEMLLTGRPYTADEAARIGLVGRVVPDGTALDAALDIAERINACGPLAVEAVKASVYETAEMTETEGLAAELKRGWPIFDTADAKEGARAFAEKRAPVYRRE; translated from the coding sequence ATGGGTGGCACCGAACATCTGGACGTGCGGCGCGAAGGCGCCACGCTCGTCCTCACCTTGAACCGGCCCGAGGCAAAGAACGCCCTCTCGCTGCCGATGCTCGTCGGCCTCCACGACGGCTGGCTGGAGGCCGACGCCGACGACGGCATCCGCTCGATCGTCCTCACGGGCGCGGGCGGGGCGTTCTGCGCGGGCATGGACCTCAAGGCACTGGCCGGCAAGGGCATGGAAGGCGAGCAGTACCGGGACCGGCTGAAGGCCGACCCCGACCTGCACTGGAAGGCGATGCTGCGCCACCACCGACCCCGCAAACCCGTCATCGCGGCCGTCGAGGGGTACTGCGTGGCCGGCGGCACCGAGATCCTCCAGGGCACCGACATCCGGGTCGCCGGCGCCTCCGCCACCTTCGGCCTCTTCGAGGTCAAGCGCGGCCTCTTCCCCATCGGCGGCTCCACCGTCCGCCTGCCCCGCCAGATCGCCCGCACCCACGCCCTGGAAATGCTCCTCACCGGCCGCCCGTACACCGCGGACGAGGCCGCCCGCATCGGCCTCGTCGGGCGCGTCGTCCCCGACGGCACGGCGCTCGACGCGGCCCTGGACATCGCCGAACGGATCAACGCGTGCGGGCCGCTGGCCGTCGAGGCGGTGAAGGCGTCGGTCTACGAGACGGCCGAGATGACCGAGACGGAGGGTCTTGCCGCCGAGCTGAAGCGGGGCTGGCCGATCTTCGACACGGCGGACGCGAAGGAGGGGGCGAGGGCGTTCGCGGAGAAACGGGCGCCGGTGTACCGGCGGGAGTGA
- a CDS encoding thiolase domain-containing protein, with the protein MPKEPVAIVGIGQTKHVAARRDVSIAGLVREAAVRALEDAQLTWADIDAVVIGKAPDFFEGVMMPELYLADALGAVGKPMLRVHTAGSVGGSTALVAANLVSARVHRTVLTLAFEKQSESNAMWGLSLPVPFQQPLLAGAGGFFAPHVRAYMRRTGAPDAIGSLVAYKDRRNALKNPYAHLHEHDLTLEKVQASPMLWDPIRYSETCPSSDGACAMVLTDSAGAARSPRPPAWVHGGAMRSEPTLFAGKDFVSPQAGRDCAADVYRQAGITDPRREIDAVEMYVPFSWYEPMWLENLGFAEEGEGWKLTEAGVTELDGDLPVNPSGGVLSTNPIGASGMIRFAEAALQVRGEAGEHQVEGARRALGHAYGGGAQFFAMWLVGDTPPTG; encoded by the coding sequence ATGCCTAAAGAGCCCGTGGCGATCGTAGGGATCGGCCAGACCAAGCACGTCGCCGCCCGCCGGGACGTCTCGATCGCCGGACTCGTCCGCGAGGCCGCCGTCCGCGCCCTGGAGGACGCGCAGCTGACCTGGGCGGACATCGACGCCGTCGTCATCGGCAAGGCCCCCGACTTCTTCGAGGGCGTGATGATGCCGGAGCTGTACCTCGCCGACGCCCTCGGCGCCGTCGGCAAACCCATGCTCCGGGTCCATACGGCCGGATCGGTCGGCGGCTCCACCGCACTCGTCGCCGCCAACCTCGTCTCGGCGCGCGTCCACCGGACCGTCCTCACCCTCGCCTTCGAGAAACAGTCCGAGTCCAACGCCATGTGGGGCCTGTCCCTGCCCGTCCCCTTCCAGCAGCCGCTGCTCGCAGGCGCCGGAGGCTTCTTCGCCCCGCACGTCCGGGCCTACATGCGCCGCACCGGCGCCCCCGACGCGATCGGCTCCCTCGTCGCGTACAAGGACCGGCGCAACGCCCTCAAGAACCCGTACGCCCACCTCCACGAGCACGACCTCACCCTGGAGAAGGTCCAGGCCTCCCCGATGCTCTGGGACCCGATCCGCTACTCGGAGACCTGCCCGTCCTCGGACGGCGCCTGCGCCATGGTCCTCACCGACAGCGCGGGAGCGGCACGTTCGCCGCGACCGCCCGCCTGGGTGCACGGCGGCGCGATGCGCAGCGAGCCCACCCTCTTCGCCGGCAAGGACTTCGTCTCGCCGCAGGCCGGCCGGGACTGCGCCGCCGACGTCTACCGGCAGGCCGGCATCACGGACCCCCGGCGGGAGATCGACGCCGTTGAGATGTACGTGCCGTTCTCCTGGTACGAGCCGATGTGGCTGGAGAACCTCGGCTTCGCCGAGGAGGGCGAGGGCTGGAAGCTCACCGAGGCCGGGGTGACCGAACTCGACGGCGACCTCCCCGTGAACCCCTCGGGCGGAGTGCTCTCCACCAACCCCATCGGCGCCTCCGGGATGATCCGGTTCGCCGAGGCCGCTCTCCAGGTACGCGGCGAGGCGGGCGAGCATCAGGTGGAGGGCGCACGACGGGCGCTCGGCCACGCCTACGGCGGCGGCGCGCAGTTCTTCGCCATGTGGCTCGTCGGCGACACCCCGCCCACCGGCTGA
- a CDS encoding acyl-CoA synthetase, which yields MEYNLADLFESVVDVVPDREALVYVDHPGTGEERRLTYAELDAAANGLAHHLVEAGIRPGEHLGLHLYNGVEYLQTVLACLKARIVPVNVNYRYVEEELVYLYRDADLAALVFDAEFTERVAAALPQTEKLRHLVRVGTPPEGAPALDCVPFAEAEASGSAERGFGPRSGDDLFIIYTGGTTGMPKGVLWRQEDLFFAGLFGGEPSGEPVKRPEELAERVAAGGPGITFFPAPPLMHGTSTLTAFIAFNYGQRVALHRKYVPEEVLRTLEKEKVSSISLVGDAMLRPLVDALRGPLKGTDLSALFSLSSSGAIMSDTVRAQLQELMPNVLLLNNFGSTESGSNGRATDDSGPDKGFRLHVNERTQVVDPVTREPVATGETGRLAQRGHVPLGYYNDPAKTAETFFEKDGVRWVLLGDMATVDEHGVVTVLGRGSQCINTGGEKVYPEEVEQALKSHPDVYDALVAGVPDARWGNHVAAVVQLRADAPPLDLEAVQNHCRARLAGYKVPRQLVLTDRIQRSPSGKADYRWARSVAVDADAGTPVTGS from the coding sequence GTGGAGTACAACCTTGCCGACCTGTTCGAATCGGTGGTCGACGTGGTCCCGGACCGCGAGGCTCTGGTGTACGTCGATCACCCGGGCACGGGTGAGGAGCGCCGCCTCACCTACGCCGAACTCGACGCCGCGGCGAACGGCCTCGCCCACCACCTCGTCGAGGCGGGCATCCGTCCCGGTGAGCATCTCGGCCTCCACCTGTACAACGGCGTCGAGTACCTGCAGACGGTCCTCGCCTGCCTCAAGGCGCGGATCGTGCCGGTGAACGTGAACTACCGGTACGTGGAGGAGGAGCTCGTCTACCTCTACCGCGACGCGGACCTGGCGGCGCTCGTCTTCGACGCCGAGTTCACGGAGCGGGTGGCGGCGGCGCTGCCGCAGACGGAGAAGCTGCGGCACCTCGTGCGGGTGGGGACCCCGCCCGAGGGAGCGCCGGCGCTCGACTGCGTGCCGTTCGCCGAGGCGGAGGCCTCCGGGTCGGCGGAGCGGGGCTTCGGGCCGCGCTCCGGGGACGACCTCTTCATCATCTACACCGGCGGGACGACCGGGATGCCGAAGGGCGTCCTGTGGCGCCAGGAAGACCTGTTCTTCGCGGGTCTGTTCGGCGGCGAGCCGTCCGGCGAGCCCGTGAAGCGCCCCGAGGAGCTGGCCGAGCGGGTCGCGGCCGGCGGTCCCGGCATCACGTTCTTCCCGGCGCCGCCGCTGATGCACGGCACGTCCACGCTGACGGCGTTCATCGCCTTCAACTACGGCCAGCGGGTCGCCCTCCACCGCAAGTACGTGCCGGAGGAGGTCCTGCGCACCCTGGAGAAGGAGAAGGTCTCCAGCATCTCCCTGGTGGGCGACGCGATGCTGCGTCCGCTTGTCGACGCCCTGCGCGGACCGCTCAAGGGCACGGACCTGTCGGCGCTCTTCAGCCTCTCGTCCTCCGGGGCGATCATGTCCGACACGGTGCGGGCCCAGCTCCAGGAGCTCATGCCGAACGTACTGCTGCTCAACAACTTCGGCTCCACCGAGTCCGGTTCCAACGGCCGCGCGACGGACGACTCCGGCCCGGACAAGGGCTTTCGGCTCCATGTCAACGAACGCACCCAGGTGGTCGACCCGGTGACCCGCGAGCCCGTCGCGACGGGCGAGACGGGCCGCCTGGCCCAGCGCGGCCACGTCCCGCTCGGCTACTACAACGACCCGGCCAAGACCGCCGAGACCTTCTTCGAGAAGGACGGCGTGCGGTGGGTGCTCCTCGGCGACATGGCGACCGTCGACGAGCACGGCGTCGTCACCGTCCTCGGGCGCGGCTCGCAGTGCATCAACACGGGCGGCGAGAAGGTCTACCCGGAGGAGGTGGAGCAGGCCCTGAAGTCCCACCCCGACGTGTACGACGCCCTGGTCGCCGGAGTCCCCGACGCCCGCTGGGGCAACCACGTCGCCGCGGTCGTCCAGCTCCGCGCGGACGCGCCGCCGCTGGATCTGGAAGCGGTGCAGAACCACTGCCGCGCGCGCCTGGCGGGGTACAAGGTCCCCCGCCAGCTGGTCCTCACCGACCGCATCCAGCGCTCCCCGAGCGGCAAGGCGGACTACCGCTGGGCCCGTTCGGTGGCCGTGGACGCGGACGCGGGAACGCCCGTCACTGGAAGCTGA
- a CDS encoding thiolase domain-containing protein: MPHRPEREVAIVAFAQSDHRRRTDDLSEVEMVMPVLHDVLRQTGLKASDIGFTCSGSSDYLAGRAFSFTMALDGVGAWPPISESHVEMDGAWALYEAWVKLLTGEADTALVYAYGKSSPGSVRDVLTRQLDPYYLAPLWPDSVALAALQAQALVDAGHTDEAALAAIADRSRADAAANPHAQLPGARPQGEYVVQPLRTGDCPPVGDGVAAVILAAGDRARELCARPAWIRGMDHRIEAHSLGVRDLTDSPSTRLAAERAGAFDLPHGLKGMGGAPNVDTAELHAPFTSQEVVLAKALGLDDTVRINPSGGALAANPVMAAGLVRLGEAAARIHRGASDRALAHATSGPCLQQNLVAVLEGDSDA, translated from the coding sequence ATGCCGCACCGGCCGGAACGAGAGGTGGCGATCGTCGCCTTCGCCCAGAGCGACCACCGCCGCCGCACCGACGACCTCTCCGAGGTCGAGATGGTCATGCCCGTCCTGCACGACGTGCTCCGGCAGACGGGACTCAAGGCCTCCGACATCGGCTTCACCTGCTCCGGCTCCTCCGACTACCTCGCAGGACGGGCCTTCTCCTTCACCATGGCCCTCGACGGCGTCGGCGCCTGGCCGCCGATCTCCGAGTCCCACGTCGAGATGGACGGCGCCTGGGCCCTGTACGAGGCATGGGTGAAGCTCCTCACCGGGGAGGCCGACACCGCCCTCGTCTACGCCTACGGGAAGTCCTCGCCCGGCTCCGTACGCGACGTCCTCACCCGCCAGCTCGACCCCTACTACCTCGCCCCGCTCTGGCCCGACTCCGTCGCCCTCGCCGCGCTCCAGGCCCAGGCGCTCGTCGACGCGGGCCACACCGACGAAGCCGCCCTCGCGGCCATCGCCGACCGCAGCCGCGCCGACGCCGCCGCGAACCCGCACGCCCAACTGCCCGGCGCCCGCCCGCAGGGCGAGTACGTCGTCCAGCCGCTCCGCACCGGCGACTGCCCGCCCGTCGGCGACGGAGTCGCCGCCGTGATCCTCGCCGCCGGCGACCGGGCCCGGGAACTCTGCGCACGCCCCGCCTGGATCCGGGGCATGGACCACCGCATCGAGGCCCACTCCCTCGGCGTCCGCGACCTCACCGACTCGCCCTCCACCCGCCTCGCCGCCGAGCGCGCCGGAGCCTTCGATCTCCCCCATGGCCTTAAGGGCATGGGAGGTGCCCCCAACGTCGACACCGCCGAACTCCACGCGCCCTTCACCTCCCAGGAAGTCGTCCTCGCCAAGGCGCTCGGCCTCGACGACACCGTCCGCATCAACCCCTCGGGCGGCGCCCTCGCCGCCAACCCCGTCATGGCGGCGGGGCTCGTCCGCCTCGGCGAGGCCGCCGCCCGCATCCACCGGGGCGCCTCCGACCGCGCCCTCGCCCACGCCACCTCCGGGCCCTGCCTCCAGCAGAACCTGGTCGCCGTCCTGGAAGGGGACTCCGATGCCTAA
- a CDS encoding DUF6531 domain-containing protein: protein MAVTVPGWADTLLDLIGVAWPNVDEDAYREMADALREFAEDLEDDGQLANNHFERLLSSGEGEALDALNEHWAKIKTKHLKDISGAARTVAGALDTAAGAIEGMKLAAIVQLGYLAAEAGIAISLIPVTGGLSALIGAGAMRATQEVIKRLIKECVEEAVGYVVAAMTEPAVAALEGMAADLVVQLGAVAIGLQDGVDLDQTKDAGQDGFKEGVQTGKEALSLASAGGGKGPGGGLKNLHIEHQEHDHASTQLNTVSAGIHGKTAGKLTKAKTAHGRTRGRDSIADAIDPIADKALEALTKAAKNMGDHVGQTLPKAVKQISVDHKNTDDNLRDRFARQRKGDHDNNGDGKGNGSPRRDPGDDIRTMPNSVRDAKDDPRTHGVSLDKTVCKNDPVDVATGKMLLPQTDLTLPGVLPLVLRRTHVSTYRYGQWFGRSWASTLDERIEVDASGGGAIWTREDGAVLIFPRLPRPGDDRVMPLEGDRLPLLHGGVAGDETSYEIHDPHSGQVRVYTGSPYRSSTAYWLSAVEDRNGNRIGFSRRSDGAPTAVSHSGGYVLQITADASRVTGLAVRGTGEPAALVGYTYSPSGDLTRLTGPEGPTGPAMTFTYDGDSRITSWTDRNDTTFRYVYDAEGRVSGTVGPDGILSSRFAYDVHPDTGHRITRYTDSTGATTTLVLNDRLQVVAETDPLGHTTHLTWDAYDRPLSRTDPLGHTTELTWDEDGNLVEVRLPDGNTATARYDERNLPLEVIAADGTPWRQTFDDLGNCTSTEGPDGAVTHFTHGPTGAVASVSDPLGATLRIRSDRAGLPLEITGSDGGVATVERDHRGRPLVITDPSGGREEFVWDHDDRLSNRTAADGSRESWTWDPEGNCLAYTDAAGGAWTTEYGPFDKPLARLAPDGARHELRYDTELRLLGVTNPLGQDWQYRYDAAGRLEAETDFDGRELTYGYDAANRLTTRTTPLGRSVTYTWDAMERLVARDADGAVTHYAYDRSGAPVEARTATSTLTVERDALGRPLAETVDGRTLRHAYDTTGRRVTRITPTGAISQLLYDAAGDRVALITGGHALTFTHDPLGRELTRSWGGQGTATTLTTDWDRIGRPVGQTLSASGSPEPVRARDYTYRADGYPVTLGETTGSRTRRDKRITLDAVGRPLSVEAPDWVERYAYDAAGNQTSAEWPEAAGHTEARGPRRYEGAHLVSAGGVHYEHDAAGRVVLRRRTRLSRKPDVWRYAYDAEDRLVACTTPDDTLWTYTYDPLGRRSAKHRMAADGTTVVETIRFTWDGPLLVEQYDETAGTILTWEYEGHRPLVQYERRPLDDDEVDARFFAVVTDLVGTPTELVSLEGDTAWRSRSTTWGATGWNTAATAYTPLRFPGQYADPETGLHSSYFRHYDPDTARFTSPDPLGLAPAPNPSTYVVNPWVWTDPLGLAPKRCQMDAYDWDGSIRYGRLDHLGRPTGVYACLRPDIIDAKKGTEAGKLKPPGWRGDGTAFNEARGHLLADRLGGAGKGRLAWHNLVTQTQTPTNSPDQRDQVEQVIFDQVTKNKEVVQYHIKPIYEGANPIPIRLEFTAFGNKGFSFTHSLENPAAGVRTAVPGL from the coding sequence GTGGCGGTCACGGTTCCGGGCTGGGCGGACACACTTCTCGATCTGATCGGGGTGGCGTGGCCGAACGTCGACGAGGACGCGTATCGCGAGATGGCGGACGCTCTCAGGGAGTTCGCGGAGGACCTGGAGGACGACGGTCAGCTCGCGAACAACCACTTCGAGCGGTTGCTGTCGTCGGGTGAGGGCGAGGCGCTCGATGCTCTGAACGAGCACTGGGCGAAGATCAAGACCAAGCATCTGAAGGACATCTCGGGTGCGGCGCGGACGGTCGCGGGCGCTCTGGACACGGCGGCGGGCGCGATCGAGGGCATGAAGCTCGCGGCGATCGTGCAGCTGGGCTATCTGGCGGCCGAGGCGGGTATCGCGATCTCGCTGATCCCGGTGACGGGTGGTCTGTCGGCGCTGATCGGCGCGGGGGCGATGCGGGCCACGCAGGAGGTCATCAAGCGGCTGATCAAGGAGTGCGTGGAGGAGGCCGTCGGTTACGTCGTGGCCGCGATGACCGAGCCCGCGGTGGCGGCCCTTGAGGGCATGGCGGCCGATCTCGTCGTCCAGTTGGGCGCGGTGGCGATCGGTCTGCAGGACGGGGTGGACCTCGACCAGACCAAGGACGCCGGGCAGGACGGCTTCAAGGAGGGCGTCCAGACGGGCAAGGAGGCCTTGAGCCTGGCCTCCGCCGGTGGCGGGAAGGGCCCGGGTGGCGGGCTGAAGAACCTGCACATCGAGCACCAGGAGCACGACCACGCCTCCACCCAGCTCAACACCGTCAGCGCGGGCATCCACGGCAAGACCGCGGGCAAACTCACGAAGGCGAAGACCGCGCACGGCCGGACGCGGGGCCGCGACTCGATCGCCGACGCGATCGACCCGATCGCGGACAAAGCCCTCGAAGCGCTCACCAAGGCCGCGAAGAACATGGGCGACCACGTCGGCCAGACGCTGCCCAAGGCCGTGAAGCAGATCTCGGTCGACCACAAGAACACCGACGACAACCTCCGCGACCGCTTCGCCCGCCAGCGCAAGGGCGACCACGACAACAACGGCGACGGCAAGGGGAACGGCTCGCCGCGCAGGGACCCCGGTGACGACATCCGGACGATGCCCAACTCCGTCAGGGACGCCAAGGACGACCCCCGTACCCACGGTGTCTCCCTCGACAAGACGGTCTGCAAGAACGACCCCGTCGACGTCGCCACGGGCAAGATGCTGCTGCCCCAGACGGACCTCACCCTGCCCGGCGTCCTGCCGCTCGTCCTGCGCCGCACGCACGTCTCGACGTACCGCTACGGCCAGTGGTTCGGCCGTAGTTGGGCCTCCACCCTGGACGAGCGGATCGAGGTCGACGCGTCGGGCGGCGGCGCCATCTGGACACGCGAGGACGGCGCGGTACTGATCTTCCCCCGACTGCCCCGCCCGGGCGACGACCGGGTCATGCCCCTGGAGGGCGACCGCCTGCCGCTCCTCCACGGCGGTGTGGCCGGCGACGAGACCTCGTACGAGATCCACGATCCGCACAGCGGCCAGGTCCGCGTCTACACCGGCAGCCCCTACCGCAGCTCCACCGCCTACTGGCTGTCCGCCGTCGAGGACCGCAACGGCAACCGGATCGGGTTCTCGCGCCGCTCCGACGGCGCACCGACCGCCGTCTCGCACTCGGGCGGCTACGTCCTCCAGATAACCGCCGACGCCTCGCGCGTCACCGGCCTCGCCGTCCGCGGAACCGGAGAGCCGGCCGCGCTCGTGGGCTACACCTACTCCCCGTCGGGCGACCTCACCCGGCTGACCGGCCCCGAAGGCCCCACCGGCCCGGCCATGACCTTCACGTACGACGGCGACAGCAGGATCACGTCCTGGACCGACCGCAACGACACGACCTTCCGGTACGTGTACGACGCCGAGGGCCGGGTCTCCGGCACCGTGGGCCCCGACGGCATCCTCTCCTCGCGGTTCGCCTACGACGTCCACCCCGACACCGGCCACCGCATCACGCGGTACACCGACTCCACGGGCGCCACCACCACCCTGGTCCTCAACGACCGTCTCCAGGTCGTCGCCGAGACCGACCCTCTCGGCCACACCACCCACCTCACCTGGGACGCGTACGACCGTCCGCTGAGCCGCACCGACCCGCTCGGCCACACCACCGAACTCACCTGGGACGAGGACGGGAACCTCGTCGAGGTCCGGCTGCCCGACGGGAACACGGCGACGGCCCGCTACGACGAGCGCAACCTGCCACTGGAGGTGATCGCCGCCGACGGCACGCCCTGGCGGCAGACCTTCGACGACCTCGGCAACTGCACGTCCACCGAGGGCCCGGACGGCGCGGTCACGCACTTCACCCACGGACCCACCGGCGCCGTCGCCTCCGTCAGCGACCCCTTGGGCGCCACCCTCCGCATCCGCTCCGACCGTGCCGGACTCCCGCTGGAGATCACCGGATCCGACGGCGGGGTGGCCACGGTGGAGCGCGACCACCGGGGCCGGCCCCTCGTGATCACCGACCCGTCCGGCGGACGCGAGGAGTTCGTCTGGGACCACGACGACCGGCTGAGCAACCGGACCGCCGCCGACGGGTCGCGGGAATCCTGGACCTGGGACCCGGAGGGCAACTGCCTGGCGTACACGGACGCCGCCGGCGGCGCCTGGACCACCGAGTACGGCCCCTTCGACAAGCCGCTCGCCCGCCTCGCGCCGGACGGCGCCCGCCACGAACTGCGCTACGACACCGAACTGCGGCTGCTCGGGGTGACCAACCCGCTCGGCCAGGACTGGCAGTACCGCTACGACGCGGCCGGGCGGCTGGAGGCGGAGACCGACTTCGACGGCCGGGAGCTCACCTACGGCTACGACGCCGCGAACCGGCTGACCACCCGCACCACACCCCTCGGCCGGAGCGTCACCTACACCTGGGACGCCATGGAACGCCTGGTGGCACGCGACGCCGACGGCGCCGTGACCCACTACGCGTACGACCGCTCCGGCGCCCCCGTCGAGGCCCGCACCGCCACCTCCACGCTCACCGTCGAACGGGACGCGCTCGGCCGTCCCCTCGCCGAGACCGTGGACGGACGCACGCTCCGCCACGCCTACGACACCACGGGACGCCGCGTCACGCGCATCACCCCGACCGGCGCGATCAGCCAACTCCTGTACGACGCGGCGGGAGACCGGGTCGCCCTGATCACCGGGGGGCACGCGCTCACCTTCACCCACGACCCCCTCGGCCGCGAACTCACCCGCAGCTGGGGAGGCCAGGGGACGGCCACCACGCTCACCACCGACTGGGACCGGATCGGCCGGCCCGTCGGCCAGACCCTGTCCGCGTCCGGTTCACCGGAGCCGGTGCGGGCCCGCGACTACACCTACCGCGCCGACGGCTACCCCGTCACCCTGGGCGAGACCACCGGGAGCCGGACACGGCGGGACAAGCGCATCACCCTCGACGCCGTGGGCCGGCCGCTGTCCGTCGAGGCACCCGACTGGGTGGAGCGGTACGCGTACGACGCCGCCGGCAACCAGACCTCGGCCGAATGGCCCGAGGCGGCGGGACACACCGAGGCGCGCGGCCCGCGCCGGTACGAGGGCGCGCACCTCGTCTCAGCGGGCGGCGTCCACTACGAGCACGACGCCGCCGGCCGGGTCGTCCTGCGCCGCCGCACCCGCCTCTCCCGCAAGCCCGACGTGTGGCGGTACGCCTACGACGCCGAGGACCGCCTCGTCGCCTGCACCACGCCCGACGACACCCTGTGGACCTACACCTACGACCCGCTGGGCCGCCGCAGCGCCAAACACCGGATGGCCGCCGACGGCACCACCGTCGTCGAGACGATCCGCTTCACCTGGGACGGCCCGCTCCTCGTCGAGCAGTACGACGAGACCGCCGGCACCATCCTCACCTGGGAGTACGAGGGGCACCGGCCGCTGGTCCAGTACGAACGCAGGCCGCTCGACGACGACGAGGTCGACGCGCGCTTCTTCGCCGTCGTCACCGACCTGGTCGGCACCCCCACCGAACTGGTCTCCCTCGAAGGGGACACGGCCTGGCGCAGCCGGTCCACCACCTGGGGCGCCACCGGGTGGAACACCGCGGCCACCGCCTACACCCCGCTGCGCTTCCCCGGGCAGTACGCCGACCCCGAGACCGGGCTCCACTCAAGCTACTTCCGGCACTACGACCCCGACACCGCGCGCTTCACGAGCCCCGACCCGCTCGGCCTCGCCCCGGCGCCCAACCCCTCGACCTACGTGGTCAATCCGTGGGTGTGGACCGACCCGCTGGGCCTGGCGCCCAAGCGGTGCCAGATGGACGCCTACGACTGGGACGGCTCGATCCGGTACGGACGCCTCGACCACCTGGGCAGGCCCACCGGCGTCTACGCCTGCCTGCGGCCCGACATCATCGACGCGAAGAAGGGCACGGAGGCCGGCAAGCTCAAACCGCCGGGCTGGCGCGGCGACGGCACCGCCTTCAACGAGGCCCGCGGCCATCTCCTCGCCGACCGGCTCGGCGGTGCGGGCAAGGGACGACTCGCCTGGCACAACCTCGTCACGCAGACCCAGACCCCGACCAACTCGCCCGACCAGCGCGACCAGGTGGAGCAGGTCATCTTCGACCAGGTGACGAAGAACAAGGAAGTCGTGCAGTACCACATCAAGCCGATCTACGAAGGGGCCAACCCGATCCCGATCCGGCTGGAGTTCACGGCGTTCGGCAACAAGGGCTTCTCCTTCACCCACAGTCTGGAGAACCCGGCCGCGGGCGTCCGCACCGCCGTCCCCGGCCTGTAG
- a CDS encoding Zn-ribbon domain-containing OB-fold protein, with amino-acid sequence MPPTPASPPEALRAPLVVEFPFTRSLGPVQSAFLTGLRERTVLGVRTEAGDVLVPPVEYDPVTAAELRELVEVGATGTVTTWAWNPEPRAGQPLATPFAWVLVRLDGADTALLHALDAPGPEAVRTGLRVRIRWAAERSGAITDIACFEPYESDDEAAEPPVHDGQFDGAVTGIVAPARLDYTYSPGRAQTRYLHALSERRTVGERCPSCTKVYVPPRGACPTCGVATTDQVEVGPRGTVTTYCIVNIKAKGAAIEVPYVYAHIALDGAGLALHGRIAGIPYDEVRMGLRVEPVWSEDGRYPDHYRPTGEPDADYDTYKELL; translated from the coding sequence ATGCCACCCACCCCCGCCTCCCCGCCGGAGGCCCTCCGCGCACCCCTCGTCGTCGAGTTCCCCTTCACCCGCTCCCTCGGCCCCGTCCAGTCCGCCTTCCTCACCGGACTGCGCGAGCGGACCGTGCTCGGAGTGCGCACCGAAGCCGGCGACGTGCTCGTCCCGCCCGTCGAGTACGACCCCGTTACCGCCGCCGAGCTCCGCGAGCTCGTCGAGGTCGGTGCCACCGGCACTGTCACCACCTGGGCCTGGAACCCCGAGCCCCGCGCCGGCCAGCCGCTCGCGACCCCCTTCGCCTGGGTCCTCGTCCGCCTCGACGGCGCCGACACCGCCCTCCTGCACGCCCTCGACGCCCCCGGCCCCGAGGCCGTCCGCACCGGACTGCGGGTCCGGATCCGCTGGGCCGCCGAACGCTCCGGCGCCATCACCGACATCGCCTGCTTCGAGCCGTACGAGAGCGACGACGAAGCGGCGGAACCCCCGGTCCACGACGGGCAGTTCGACGGCGCCGTCACCGGCATCGTCGCCCCCGCCCGCCTCGACTACACCTACAGCCCCGGCCGCGCCCAGACCCGCTACCTCCACGCGCTCTCCGAGCGCCGCACCGTCGGCGAGCGCTGCCCCTCGTGCACCAAGGTGTACGTGCCGCCCCGGGGTGCCTGCCCCACCTGCGGCGTCGCCACCACCGACCAGGTCGAGGTCGGTCCCCGCGGCACCGTCACCACCTACTGCATCGTCAACATCAAGGCCAAGGGCGCTGCCATCGAGGTCCCGTACGTCTACGCCCACATCGCCCTCGACGGCGCCGGGCTCGCCCTCCACGGCCGCATCGCCGGCATCCCGTACGACGAGGTCCGCATGGGCCTGCGCGTCGAACCCGTGTGGAGCGAGGACGGCCGCTACCCCGACCACTACCGGCCCACCGGCGAGCCCGACGCCGACTACGACACCTACAAGGAGCTGCTGTGA